A window from Canis aureus isolate CA01 chromosome 23, VMU_Caureus_v.1.0, whole genome shotgun sequence encodes these proteins:
- the HTATIP2 gene encoding protein HTATIP2 — protein MAGTPALPKLREDFRMQNKSVFILGASGETGRVLLREILEQNLFSKVTLIGRRRLTFDEEAYKNVNQEVVDFEKLDDYASAFQGHDVGFCCLGTTRKKAGAEGFVRVDRDYVFKSAELAKAGGCKHFNLLSSKGADKSSNFLYLQVKGEVEARVEELQFDRYSVFRPGVLLCDRQESRPNEWLVRKFFGSLPESWASGHSVPVMTVVRAMLNNAVSPSGKKKELLDNKAIHDLGKADSCLKP, from the exons ATGGCCGGGACCCCGGCGCTGCCGAAGCTTCGAGAAGACTTCAGGATGCAGAATAAGTCCGTCTTCATCCTGGGCGCCAGCGGGGAAACCGGCAGAGTGCTCTTAAGAGAAATCTTGGAACAGAACCTGTTTTCCAAAGTCACGCTCATTGGCCGGAGAAGGCTCACCTTCGATGAGGAAGCTTATAAAAATGTG AATCAAGAAGTGGTGGACTTTGAAAAGTTGGATGACTACGCTTCTGCCTTTCAAGGTCATGATGTTGGATTTTGTTGCCTGGGTACCACCAGAAAAAAAGCTGGGGCG GAAGGATTTGTTCGTGTCGATCGAGATTATGTCTTCAAGTCTGCGGAGCTGGCAAAAGCTGGAGGGTGCAAACATTTTAACTTGCTGTCCTCTAAAGGAGCTGATAAGTCAAGCAATTTTTTATACCTGCAAGTTAAG GGAGAAGTGGAAGCTAGGGTTGAAGAGTTACAATTTGATCGTTACTCTGTGTTCAGGCCTGG agTTCTACTGTGTGATAGGCAAGAATCACGCCCAAATGAATGGTTGGTTAGGAAATTCTTTGGCTCCCTACCAGAATCTTGGGCCAGTGGGCACTCTGTGCCAGTGATGACTGTGGTTAGGGCAATGCTGAACAACGCAGTGAGCCCAAGCGGCAAGAAGAAAGAACTGCTGGATAATAAGGCCATCCATGACCTGGGGAAAGCTGACAGCTGTCTCAAACCATGA